The Astatotilapia calliptera chromosome 2, fAstCal1.2, whole genome shotgun sequence genome includes a window with the following:
- the LOC113028330 gene encoding hepatocyte cell adhesion molecule-like, producing MKAAVGLLVLLVGVSYSVKTYCDGRQDGAQCYGALRGSVDIQLMKSTSELPRYQLLKNSLKILDVKNNQVNMIGNRSTIIPSNGTFRLNNLSSNDSGNYSLKTFDSDGKSSGQRTLQLFIQAPVSSVLLVSECLSQGEMKVSCSSEGGDSPQYSWTLDGRTLTDAELLSVNNESNIITLKQHVSGRLACSVRNNVSKEERISTCGYFPMVSIVLSAAVIYLVVGVALICAQRKKQNNRPTKQKEDDQKVTDADVRVMKQQGNWMEQTAKAEAEVEYGQVKFSKRPRHTELRGDDCMYAKIQKVS from the exons ATGAAAGCTGCGGTGGGACTGCTGGTGCTGCTGGTCGGAGTTTCTTATA gtGTGAAAACTTACTGTGATGGCAGACAGGATGGAGCTCAGTGTTATGGAGCTTTGAGAGGAAGTGTGGATATCCAACTGATGAAAAGCACCTCAGAATTACCTAGATACCAATTATTAAagaattctttaaaaatattagatGTGAAAAATAATCAGGTTAATATGATAGGAAACAGGTCTACCATTATTCCCAGTAATGGAACATTTAGGCTCAATAACCTGAGCAGCAATGACAGTGGTAATTATAGCCTTAAGACCTTTGATTCAGATGGAAAATCATCAGGCCAGCGGACTTTACAGTTGTTTATTcaag cTCCTGTGTCCTCTGTCCTGCTGGTCTCTGAGTGTCTGTCCCAGGGAGAGATGAAGGTGTCCTGCTCCTCTGAGGGAGGGGACAGTCCTCAGTACAGCTGGACTCTGGATGGACGCACACTGACAGATGCTGAGCTTCTTTCTGTAAATAATGAGAGTAACATCATCACTCTGAAACAGCACGTCTCAGGACGTCTTGCCTGCTCAGTCAGAAACAACGTCTCCAAAGAGGAGAGAATATCTACCTGTG GATATTTCCCAATGGTTAGTATTGTTCTCTCAGCAGCTGTAATTTACTTAGTTGTGGGTGTAGCACTCATCTGTGCTCagaggaaaaagcaaaacaacagaccaacaaaacaaaaag AAGATGACCAGAAAGTAACCGACGCTGATGTCAGGGTCATGAAACAACAAGGGAACTGGATGGAACAAACAGCAAAGGCGGAGGCAGAGGTGGAGTACGGCCAAGTCAAGTTTTCAAAGCGACCTCGGCACACTGAACTAAGAGGAGATGACTGTATGTATGCCAAGATACAGAAAGTCAG TTGA
- the LOC113028335 gene encoding hepatocyte cell adhesion molecule-like — translation MKAVVGLLVLLVRVSYGVETHCDGRQDGVQCYGALGGTVDIQLMNSTSEMSRYQLLKNSLKILDVRNNEVIPNITERSSAFNSSYRTFRINNLRRNDSGNYTLQTFDSDGRISDVWTLQLFIQAPVSSVLLLSECLSQGEMRVSCSSEGGDSPQYSWTLDGRTLTDAQLLSVNNESNIITLKQHVSGHLVCSVRNNVSDVTKEKRISTCGYFPLVGVVLSAAVIYLVVGVALICAQRKTQNYRPTKPKNEEGEHEVTYANLEVMKQQEKRVEQTAEVENGQVRFSKPPQHTEPTEDDCLYARVHKVRTDCRQLLTGSQTLKREET, via the exons ATGAAAGCTGTGGTGGGACTGCTGGTGCTGCTGGTCAGAGTTTCTTATG gTGTGGAAACTCACTGTGATGGCAGACAGGATGGAGTTCAGTGTTATGGAGCTTTGGGAGGAACTGTGGACATCCAGCTGATGAACAGCACCTCAGAAATGTCGAGATACCAGTTGTTaaagaattcattaaaaatactaGATGTGAGAAATAATGAGGTGATTCCTAATATCACAGAAAGGAGCTCTGCCTTTAATTCCAGTTATAGAACATTTAGGATCAATAACCTGAGAAGAAATGACAGTGGTAATTATACCCTTCAAACCTTTGATTCAGATGGAAGAATATCAGACGTGTGGACTTTACAGTTGTTTATTCAAG cTCCTGTGTCCTCtgtcctgctgctctctgagtgTTTGTCCCAGGGAGAGATGAGGGTGTCCTGCTCATCTGAGGGAGGGGACAGTCCTCAGTACAGCTGGACTCTGGATGGACGCACACTGACAGATGCTCAGCTCCTTTCTGTAAATAATGAGAGTAACATCATCACTCTGAAACAGCACGTCTCAGGACATCTGGTCTGCTCAGTCAGGAACAACGTCAGTGATGTCACCAAAGAAAAGAGGATATCTACCTGCG GATATTTCCCACTGGTCGGTGTTGTTCTCTCAGCAGCTGTAATTTACTTAGTTGTGGGTGTAGCGCTCATCTGTGCTCAGAGGAAAACGCAAAACTACAGACCAACTAAACCAAAAA ATGAAGAAGGTGAGCACGAAGTAACATATGCTAATCTAGAGGTCATGAAACAGCAGGAGAAGCGAGTGGAGCAAACAGCAGAGGTGGAGAATGGCCAAGTCCGGTTTTCAAAGCCGCCTCAGCACACTGAACCTACAGAAGACGACTGTTTGTATGCCAGAGTTCATAAAGTCAG GACAGACTGCAGGCAGCTGTTGACTGGGTCACAAACACTGAAGAGAGAGGAGACATGA
- the LOC113036312 gene encoding uncharacterized protein LOC113036312 isoform X3: MQNMEVVFKLFLMLLGVSHGVETPCYGRQDRAQCFGVLGGSIDIQLMNGTSEIHKYKYLKNSLVLLYVSDKQVQANTIGHRSLIFHVNGTFRINNLSSNDSGIYTLQTFDAAARSTGEWTLQLFIQAPVSSVLLVSECLSQGERRVSCSSEGGDSPQYSWTLDGRTLTDAELLSVNNETNIITLKQHVSGRLVCSVRNYISNVSKEERISICGFIFINCTLVNGTQISGWVHEANKILCIKPTTQLTRDPKMITQTAVTEGTDRVPIENPNDILSPAFSSAQLWYITFLILLVVGVAVIWAQRKKQNNKPTKQKDEEDDEEVTYADVRVMKHREKEMEQKSEVEVEYGQVKFSKRPLYTEPTEDDCLYANVQKSDDLSDHCFYTYCTTE; encoded by the exons ATGCAGAACATGGAAGTTGTATTTAAACTGTTCTTGATGTTGCTCGGAGTCTCTCATG gtGTGGAAACTCCCTGTTATGGCAGACAGGATAGAGCtcagtgttttggagttttgggaGGAAGTATAGACATACAGCTGATGAACGGCACCtcagaaatacataaatacaaatatttaaagaatTCATTAGTACTACTATATGTGTCAGACAAACAAGTTCAGGCTAATACCATAGGACACAGATCTCTCATTTTCCACGTTAATGGAACATTTAGGATCAACAACTTGAGCAGCAATGACAGTGGTATTTATACCCTTCAAACCTTTGATGCAGCTGCAAGATCAACAGGCGAGTGGACTTTACAGTTGTTTATTCAAG cTCCTGTGTCCTCTGTCCTGCTGGTCTCTGAGTGTCTGTCCCAGGGAGAGAGGAGGGTGTCCTGCTCCTCTGAGGGAGGGGACAGTCCTCAGTACAGCTGGACTCTGGATGGACGCACACTGACAGATGCTGAGCTCCTTTCTGTAAATAATGAGACTAACATCATCACTCTGAAACAGCACGTCTCAGGACGTCTGGTCTGCTCAGTCAGGAATTACATCAGTAATGTCTCCAAAGAGGAGAGAATATCTATCTGTG GCTTCATTTTCATTAACTGCACCTTAGTCAATGGGACACAGATATCAGGGTGGGTGCATGAAGCCAATAAAATCCTGTGTATTAAACCAACAACACAACTAACACGAGACCCTAAAATGATCACGCAAACTGCTGTGACTGAAGGGACTGACAGAGTGCCAATTGAAAACCCGAATGATATCCTCAGTCCAGCTTTCAGCAGTGCTCAGCTGTGGTACATTA CGTTCCTAATTTTATTAGTTGTGGGTGTAGCAGTCATCTGGGCtcagagaaaaaagcaaaacaacaaacctacaaaacaaaaag atgaagaagatgatgaggaAGTAACCTACGCTGATGTCAGGGTGATGAAACACCGGGAGAAGGAAATGGAGCAAAAAtcggaggtggaggtggagtatgGCCAAGTCAAGTTTTCAAAGCGACCTCTGTACACTGAACCTACAGAAGATGACTGTTTGTATGCCAATGTTCAAAAATCAGATGATTTGAGTGATCATTGCTTTTATACATACTGCACAACAGAGTGA
- the LOC113036312 gene encoding uncharacterized protein LOC113036312 isoform X2, whose protein sequence is MKAVVGLLVLLVRVSHGVETPCYGRQDRAQCFGVLGGSIDIQLMNGTSEIHKYKYLKNSLVLLYVSDKQVQANTIGHRSLIFHVNGTFRINNLSSNDSGIYTLQTFDAAARSTGEWTLQLFIQAPVSSVLLVSECLSQGERRVSCSSEGGDSPQYSWTLDGRTLTDAELLSVNNETNIITLKQHVSGRLVCSVRNYISNVSKEERISICGFIFINCTLVNGTQISGWVHEANKILCIKPTTQLTRDPKMITQTAVTEGTDRVPIENPNDILSPAFSSAQLWYISILSLISAVLLAFLILLVVGVAVIWAQRKKQNNKPTKQKDEEDDEEVTYADVRVMKHREKEMEQKSEVEVEYGQVKFSKRPLYTEPTEDDCLYANVQKSDDLSDHCFYTYCTTE, encoded by the exons ATGAAAGCTGTGGTTGGACTGCTGGTGCTGCTGGTCAGAGTTTCTCATG gtGTGGAAACTCCCTGTTATGGCAGACAGGATAGAGCtcagtgttttggagttttgggaGGAAGTATAGACATACAGCTGATGAACGGCACCtcagaaatacataaatacaaatatttaaagaatTCATTAGTACTACTATATGTGTCAGACAAACAAGTTCAGGCTAATACCATAGGACACAGATCTCTCATTTTCCACGTTAATGGAACATTTAGGATCAACAACTTGAGCAGCAATGACAGTGGTATTTATACCCTTCAAACCTTTGATGCAGCTGCAAGATCAACAGGCGAGTGGACTTTACAGTTGTTTATTCAAG cTCCTGTGTCCTCTGTCCTGCTGGTCTCTGAGTGTCTGTCCCAGGGAGAGAGGAGGGTGTCCTGCTCCTCTGAGGGAGGGGACAGTCCTCAGTACAGCTGGACTCTGGATGGACGCACACTGACAGATGCTGAGCTCCTTTCTGTAAATAATGAGACTAACATCATCACTCTGAAACAGCACGTCTCAGGACGTCTGGTCTGCTCAGTCAGGAATTACATCAGTAATGTCTCCAAAGAGGAGAGAATATCTATCTGTG GCTTCATTTTCATTAACTGCACCTTAGTCAATGGGACACAGATATCAGGGTGGGTGCATGAAGCCAATAAAATCCTGTGTATTAAACCAACAACACAACTAACACGAGACCCTAAAATGATCACGCAAACTGCTGTGACTGAAGGGACTGACAGAGTGCCAATTGAAAACCCGAATGATATCCTCAGTCCAGCTTTCAGCAGTGCTCAGCTGTGGTACATTA GTATTTTGTCACTGATCAGTGCTGTTCTCTTAGCGTTCCTAATTTTATTAGTTGTGGGTGTAGCAGTCATCTGGGCtcagagaaaaaagcaaaacaacaaacctacaaaacaaaaag atgaagaagatgatgaggaAGTAACCTACGCTGATGTCAGGGTGATGAAACACCGGGAGAAGGAAATGGAGCAAAAAtcggaggtggaggtggagtatgGCCAAGTCAAGTTTTCAAAGCGACCTCTGTACACTGAACCTACAGAAGATGACTGTTTGTATGCCAATGTTCAAAAATCAGATGATTTGAGTGATCATTGCTTTTATACATACTGCACAACAGAGTGA
- the LOC113036312 gene encoding uncharacterized protein LOC113036312 isoform X1: MQNMEVVFKLFLMLLGVSHGVETPCYGRQDRAQCFGVLGGSIDIQLMNGTSEIHKYKYLKNSLVLLYVSDKQVQANTIGHRSLIFHVNGTFRINNLSSNDSGIYTLQTFDAAARSTGEWTLQLFIQAPVSSVLLVSECLSQGERRVSCSSEGGDSPQYSWTLDGRTLTDAELLSVNNETNIITLKQHVSGRLVCSVRNYISNVSKEERISICGFIFINCTLVNGTQISGWVHEANKILCIKPTTQLTRDPKMITQTAVTEGTDRVPIENPNDILSPAFSSAQLWYISILSLISAVLLAFLILLVVGVAVIWAQRKKQNNKPTKQKDEEDDEEVTYADVRVMKHREKEMEQKSEVEVEYGQVKFSKRPLYTEPTEDDCLYANVQKSDDLSDHCFYTYCTTE; the protein is encoded by the exons ATGCAGAACATGGAAGTTGTATTTAAACTGTTCTTGATGTTGCTCGGAGTCTCTCATG gtGTGGAAACTCCCTGTTATGGCAGACAGGATAGAGCtcagtgttttggagttttgggaGGAAGTATAGACATACAGCTGATGAACGGCACCtcagaaatacataaatacaaatatttaaagaatTCATTAGTACTACTATATGTGTCAGACAAACAAGTTCAGGCTAATACCATAGGACACAGATCTCTCATTTTCCACGTTAATGGAACATTTAGGATCAACAACTTGAGCAGCAATGACAGTGGTATTTATACCCTTCAAACCTTTGATGCAGCTGCAAGATCAACAGGCGAGTGGACTTTACAGTTGTTTATTCAAG cTCCTGTGTCCTCTGTCCTGCTGGTCTCTGAGTGTCTGTCCCAGGGAGAGAGGAGGGTGTCCTGCTCCTCTGAGGGAGGGGACAGTCCTCAGTACAGCTGGACTCTGGATGGACGCACACTGACAGATGCTGAGCTCCTTTCTGTAAATAATGAGACTAACATCATCACTCTGAAACAGCACGTCTCAGGACGTCTGGTCTGCTCAGTCAGGAATTACATCAGTAATGTCTCCAAAGAGGAGAGAATATCTATCTGTG GCTTCATTTTCATTAACTGCACCTTAGTCAATGGGACACAGATATCAGGGTGGGTGCATGAAGCCAATAAAATCCTGTGTATTAAACCAACAACACAACTAACACGAGACCCTAAAATGATCACGCAAACTGCTGTGACTGAAGGGACTGACAGAGTGCCAATTGAAAACCCGAATGATATCCTCAGTCCAGCTTTCAGCAGTGCTCAGCTGTGGTACATTA GTATTTTGTCACTGATCAGTGCTGTTCTCTTAGCGTTCCTAATTTTATTAGTTGTGGGTGTAGCAGTCATCTGGGCtcagagaaaaaagcaaaacaacaaacctacaaaacaaaaag atgaagaagatgatgaggaAGTAACCTACGCTGATGTCAGGGTGATGAAACACCGGGAGAAGGAAATGGAGCAAAAAtcggaggtggaggtggagtatgGCCAAGTCAAGTTTTCAAAGCGACCTCTGTACACTGAACCTACAGAAGATGACTGTTTGTATGCCAATGTTCAAAAATCAGATGATTTGAGTGATCATTGCTTTTATACATACTGCACAACAGAGTGA